Proteins encoded by one window of Rouxiella chamberiensis:
- a CDS encoding Ppx/GppA phosphatase family protein encodes MNKTLKFAVAMLCLLSASQVWAKNCQEVRAGIDMGSGTTKLLVSEVDVCHKTLGKVLFSQEKPIGFNEDLAESADNRLSPAIQRQGIDTLKALVAEARRYHPTRITGVATAVFRTAANGQDVIRQFNRQAGISLRIISQAQEAELGFISARAALKDPAIKDTDLLVWDIGGGSMQMTTYSLEKGVKTAEIYQGKLASVSLKDLVIEVLMNNDLKQVNSPNPIGTRADEILRLVRFYARTHVNPAILQAAKNKRVIGIGGVHGYSIKDQLQPRNNRYSVADLQRVAATKVNLGDAQLKGDYRATDVTNLLLVEGFMQALGIPEVTLVKANLIQGILLQ; translated from the coding sequence ATGAATAAAACGCTGAAATTTGCCGTTGCGATGCTGTGTTTATTGTCTGCGTCGCAGGTATGGGCCAAAAATTGTCAGGAAGTGCGTGCCGGTATCGACATGGGGTCGGGGACTACCAAGTTACTCGTCAGCGAGGTGGATGTTTGCCATAAAACGTTGGGCAAAGTGCTGTTCTCGCAGGAAAAACCCATAGGTTTCAACGAAGATTTAGCCGAATCTGCCGATAATCGGCTGAGTCCGGCCATTCAAAGGCAGGGCATCGACACGCTCAAGGCGCTGGTTGCCGAGGCGCGCCGCTATCATCCGACCCGCATCACCGGGGTGGCGACCGCCGTATTTAGAACGGCGGCCAACGGTCAGGACGTGATTCGCCAATTCAACCGGCAGGCCGGAATCTCGCTGCGTATTATTTCGCAGGCGCAGGAAGCGGAACTGGGTTTTATTTCGGCCCGCGCGGCGTTGAAGGATCCGGCAATAAAAGATACGGATTTGCTGGTGTGGGATATTGGCGGCGGATCGATGCAGATGACCACCTATAGTCTCGAGAAGGGCGTAAAGACCGCTGAAATTTATCAAGGTAAGCTCGCGTCCGTCAGCCTGAAAGATTTAGTGATCGAAGTGCTGATGAATAACGATCTCAAGCAGGTCAATTCGCCCAATCCCATCGGCACGAGGGCAGACGAAATTCTCCGGTTGGTAAGATTCTACGCCCGGACTCATGTTAATCCGGCCATCTTGCAGGCGGCAAAAAATAAGCGGGTAATCGGCATTGGCGGCGTGCATGGCTATTCCATTAAAGATCAGCTGCAACCCCGGAATAACCGGTACAGCGTTGCCGATTTACAGCGCGTAGCCGCAACGAAAGTGAATCTGGGCGACGCGCAGCTCAAGGGCGATTACCGCGCCACCGACGTCACGAATCTACTTTTGGTCGAAGGTTTTATGCAGGCATTGGGTATTCCCGAGGTTACCCTCGTAAAAGCAAACCTGATTCAGGGAATTCTGTTGCAATAA
- a CDS encoding multidrug effflux MFS transporter, whose translation MSDHLVKKRLGYALVLGSLAALGPLCTDLYLPALPTLAHELDTNTATSQLSLTAGLLGLGAGQLLFGPLSDRFGRMRPLLLSLILLLAASVWCALATSIDQLIVARLLQGIAGAGGAVLSRAVARDLYSGHDLTKFFALLMLVNGLAPIVAPVLGGGLLTFLSWRGIFGALATISVMLFIFASAKLHETLPAERRSTGGAVAMLKSLGMLLRERQFMGLCLTQGFIMAGMFAYIGASPFVLQQIYNLSPVTFSLCFAINGMGLVFAAQVSTRLAVLWGELMMVKIGLSIAAVASVILVIAGAMHAPLVALLVPLFFSIINIGIIGPNAGSLAMQSQGRNAGSASALLGVFMFALGATAVPLTGIGGTSALSMGLTICGCFFIAIMMFVFLARPTFASKR comes from the coding sequence ATGAGCGACCATTTAGTAAAGAAGCGCCTGGGCTATGCCCTGGTTTTAGGTTCACTGGCAGCACTTGGACCTCTCTGTACGGATCTTTATCTTCCAGCCCTGCCGACTCTGGCACATGAACTAGATACCAATACCGCCACCAGCCAGCTGAGTCTGACCGCAGGGCTGCTCGGGCTGGGCGCAGGTCAGCTGCTGTTCGGCCCGCTCAGTGACCGCTTCGGCAGAATGCGTCCTCTGCTGCTTTCCCTGATTCTCCTGCTGGCCGCCTCTGTCTGGTGTGCGCTGGCAACCTCCATCGATCAGCTTATCGTCGCGCGTCTGTTGCAGGGTATCGCCGGTGCGGGCGGTGCCGTTCTGTCTCGTGCCGTCGCGCGTGACCTTTACAGCGGCCATGACCTGACCAAGTTCTTTGCGCTGCTTATGCTGGTCAACGGGCTGGCGCCGATAGTCGCCCCTGTACTTGGCGGAGGTCTGCTGACCTTCCTGAGCTGGCGGGGCATCTTTGGCGCGTTGGCGACCATTTCCGTCATGCTGTTTATCTTTGCTTCGGCCAAGCTGCACGAAACGCTTCCCGCCGAGCGACGTTCAACGGGCGGTGCCGTCGCGATGCTCAAATCCCTGGGGATGCTGCTGCGCGAGCGCCAGTTCATGGGCCTTTGTCTGACGCAGGGCTTTATCATGGCCGGCATGTTCGCCTATATCGGTGCCTCGCCGTTTGTCTTGCAGCAGATTTATAACCTGAGTCCGGTGACCTTCAGCCTGTGCTTCGCCATCAATGGCATGGGTCTGGTGTTCGCCGCGCAGGTGTCGACGCGCCTCGCCGTCTTGTGGGGAGAATTGATGATGGTGAAAATCGGCCTGAGCATTGCCGCCGTTGCGTCGGTGATTCTGGTGATTGCGGGCGCCATGCACGCGCCGCTAGTGGCGTTGCTGGTGCCGCTGTTCTTCTCGATTATCAATATCGGGATTATCGGGCCGAACGCCGGATCGCTTGCGATGCAGAGTCAGGGACGTAACGCGGGTAGCGCATCGGCCCTGCTTGGCGTGTTCATGTTTGCGCTGGGCGCGACGGCCGTGCCATTGACCGGTATCGGCGGCACCTCTGCGCTGTCGATGGGCTTGACCATCTGTGGCTGCTTCTTCATTGCCATCATGATGTTTGTCTTCCTCGCCCGCCCCACCTTCGCCAGCAAGCGCTAA
- the cspE gene encoding transcription antiterminator/RNA stability regulator CspE → MSKIKGSVKWFNESKGFGFITPEDGSKDVFVHFSAIASQGFKTLAEGQRVEFEITSGAKGPSAANVVAI, encoded by the coding sequence ATGTCTAAGATTAAAGGTAGCGTTAAGTGGTTCAATGAATCGAAAGGTTTTGGTTTCATTACCCCTGAAGATGGCAGCAAAGATGTTTTCGTTCACTTCTCTGCGATCGCGAGCCAAGGTTTTAAAACCCTCGCTGAAGGTCAGCGTGTAGAGTTCGAAATCACCAGTGGTGCCAAAGGCCCGTCGGCTGCTAACGTTGTCGCTATCTAA
- a CDS encoding DUF2076 domain-containing protein, which produces MHSEEQRLIEGLFSRLQQAESNTAPRDAEAERLIQSYVSKQPSAPYYMSQAMIIQEAALKRLNVQVQELQQQNRPVAEPGAKQQTAEHGLFGRSFRRWQQQSATEYPVFFRQRPYSGYPEQRLEQQCAPAAQLSAAAQLSAAAQLPAGAGLCADWLRFYRRCAENGRGRGGRCDAGRYADRHVPPQPATGNRQHR; this is translated from the coding sequence ATGCATTCCGAAGAACAGCGTTTGATTGAAGGGCTTTTCAGCCGTCTGCAACAGGCCGAATCCAATACTGCACCGCGCGACGCCGAAGCCGAGCGCCTCATCCAGTCATACGTGAGCAAGCAGCCTTCCGCGCCTTACTATATGTCGCAGGCGATGATTATTCAGGAAGCGGCACTCAAGCGTCTGAATGTGCAGGTTCAGGAACTGCAACAGCAGAACCGCCCAGTTGCAGAGCCAGGCGCAAAACAGCAAACCGCAGAGCACGGGCTTTTTGGCCGGTCTTTTCGGCGGTGGCAGCAGCAGTCAGCCACAGAATACCCCGTCTTCTTCCGGCAGCGGCCCTATTCCGGGTACCCAGAACAACGGCTGGAACAACAATGCGCCCCAGCAGCCCAACTATCAGCAGCAGCCCAACTATCAGCAGCAGCCCAACTACCAGCAGGCGCCGGCCTCTGCGCCGATTGGCTCCGGTTTTATCGGCGGTGCGCTGAAAACGGCCGCGGGCGTGGCGGGCGGTGTGATGCTGGCCGATATGCTGACCGGCATGTTCCACCACAGCCAGCCACAGGAAATCGTCAACATCGTTGA
- a CDS encoding prolyl oligopeptidase family serine peptidase, which yields MSDAAQTRRSTFMSSESTPQATEDNFIWLEEIKGEVAVDWANQQSLQTRREFADSERFEAIRDDVLECLNSPTQIPMVVKCREYFYNFWQDEKNPRGLLRRTRFESYRSDSPEWETVLDIDALGEKEGVDWVYHGIQSLAPDYARGLLHLSPDGGDASAIREFDLTTLRFIEDGFNLPSAKSRMTWIDRDRVLVAPDLGPESMTTSGYPRIAKIWQRGTPLESAETQFTAEKTDMSVIMVHDDSPGFERSFVGRTIDFYRREVYLLDAQQGRIPVEIPQDARFGTWKQWLLIFLSSEWNVAGESYPSGTLLAADFNAFMAGERQFTTLFEPQATTTLSNYSMTRDYLILSIMDDVVNRLEVLKPQAGNWRRRGLGDAPELSKISASGIDEETNEFFMTVTGFLQPTSLYYGVLDDDVTHSEIIKQAPSHFDASHYQVAQHFVTSDDGTRVPYFVISGKDIELDGSNPTLLYGYGGFQISLDPYYLGVAGPSWLERGGVMVIANIRGGGEYGPRWHQAALKEHRLRAYEDFSSVAKDLIARNITSPAHLAAQGGSNGGLLVGNMLTLYPELFGAIVCEVPLLDMQRYTQISAGASWIAEYGDPQKPQEWEYIQKFSPYHNLDALKIYPPVLFTTATSDDRVGPGHARKMAAKMQQLGIENVYFYENTEGGHSAAADKAQGAFKRALVSEFLWNYLVEK from the coding sequence ATTTCGGATGCCGCCCAAACACGCAGGAGCACGTTTATGTCTAGTGAAAGCACCCCTCAGGCCACAGAAGATAACTTTATCTGGCTGGAAGAGATAAAGGGCGAAGTTGCCGTCGATTGGGCCAATCAGCAAAGCCTGCAAACGCGCCGTGAATTTGCCGATAGCGAACGTTTCGAGGCGATACGTGACGACGTGCTCGAGTGTCTGAATTCCCCAACGCAGATTCCGATGGTGGTGAAGTGCCGCGAATATTTCTACAACTTCTGGCAGGATGAGAAAAACCCGCGTGGGCTGCTGCGCCGCACGCGTTTTGAATCTTATCGTAGCGACTCGCCCGAATGGGAAACCGTACTCGACATCGATGCGCTCGGCGAAAAAGAGGGCGTGGACTGGGTTTATCACGGCATTCAGTCCCTGGCTCCGGATTATGCGCGCGGCCTGCTGCATCTCTCGCCAGACGGCGGCGATGCTTCGGCCATTCGCGAATTCGATCTCACTACGCTCCGTTTTATCGAAGACGGTTTTAACCTGCCGTCGGCGAAAAGCCGCATGACCTGGATAGACCGCGATCGCGTGCTGGTCGCCCCCGATCTGGGGCCGGAGTCGATGACGACCTCGGGGTATCCGCGAATTGCCAAAATCTGGCAGCGCGGCACGCCGCTCGAAAGCGCCGAAACGCAGTTTACCGCCGAAAAAACCGACATGTCGGTGATTATGGTGCATGACGATTCGCCGGGCTTTGAACGCAGCTTTGTGGGCCGCACGATTGATTTCTATCGCCGCGAAGTTTATCTCCTGGATGCGCAGCAGGGACGGATACCGGTCGAAATCCCGCAGGATGCCCGTTTCGGGACCTGGAAACAGTGGCTGCTGATTTTCCTCTCGAGCGAGTGGAACGTGGCGGGCGAAAGTTATCCTTCGGGTACGCTGCTGGCGGCTGATTTCAACGCGTTTATGGCCGGTGAACGCCAGTTTACGACGCTGTTCGAGCCGCAGGCGACGACCACGCTTTCGAACTACTCGATGACCCGCGACTACCTGATCCTCAGCATTATGGATGACGTGGTCAACCGTCTGGAAGTGTTGAAACCGCAGGCCGGAAACTGGCGCCGTCGCGGGCTGGGCGACGCGCCCGAGCTAAGTAAAATCAGCGCGTCGGGCATCGACGAAGAGACCAACGAATTCTTTATGACCGTGACCGGTTTCCTGCAACCGACCTCGCTGTATTACGGCGTGCTGGACGATGACGTCACGCACTCGGAAATCATCAAGCAGGCACCCAGCCATTTCGATGCCTCGCACTATCAGGTTGCCCAGCATTTTGTCACCTCGGATGACGGAACGCGTGTGCCTTATTTTGTGATTTCGGGTAAGGATATCGAGCTGGACGGCAGCAATCCGACCCTGCTTTACGGCTACGGCGGGTTCCAGATTTCGCTGGATCCCTATTATCTCGGCGTGGCCGGGCCGTCGTGGCTGGAGCGCGGCGGCGTGATGGTGATTGCCAACATTCGCGGGGGCGGGGAATACGGTCCGCGCTGGCATCAGGCGGCATTGAAAGAGCACCGCCTGCGCGCCTATGAAGATTTCTCGTCGGTCGCCAAGGATCTGATTGCCCGCAATATTACTTCACCGGCGCATCTTGCGGCGCAGGGCGGCAGCAACGGCGGTCTGCTGGTCGGCAATATGCTGACCCTCTATCCCGAACTGTTTGGGGCCATAGTGTGCGAAGTGCCGCTGCTGGACATGCAGCGCTACACGCAAATCTCGGCCGGTGCGTCGTGGATTGCCGAATACGGGGACCCGCAGAAGCCGCAAGAGTGGGAATATATTCAAAAATTCTCGCCTTATCATAATCTTGATGCATTGAAAATCTATCCGCCGGTGCTGTTCACCACCGCGACCAGCGACGACAGGGTCGGGCCGGGACACGCGCGTAAAATGGCGGCAAAAATGCAGCAGTTGGGCATCGAAAACGTCTATTTCTACGAGAACACCGAAGGGGGCCACAGTGCGGCGGCGGACAAGGCGCAGGGTGCCTTCAAACGCGCGCTGGTTTCAGAATTCCTGTGGAATTACCTTGTCGAAAAATAG